A region from the Conexivisphaerales archaeon genome encodes:
- a CDS encoding adenosine-specific kinase — protein sequence MSLQLKVVDVKTEGYNVILAQSHFIKTVEDVYEALTTAFPGIKFGIAFNESSGDRLIRHDGTEESCKSKAIEIAEAVSAGHLLVIVLKDAYPINIMNRLKEVQEVAGIYCATANPLQVIVAETEQGRGVMGVIDGNSPLGVEDPAKAEERKSFLRKIGYKR from the coding sequence ATGAGCCTGCAGCTGAAGGTTGTTGACGTAAAGACAGAAGGGTACAATGTCATCCTTGCACAGTCTCATTTCATAAAGACTGTCGAAGATGTGTATGAAGCATTGACAACAGCCTTTCCGGGTATAAAGTTCGGAATAGCTTTCAACGAGTCCAGCGGTGACAGACTGATAAGGCACGACGGAACTGAGGAAAGCTGTAAGTCAAAGGCGATAGAAATAGCAGAGGCTGTTTCAGCCGGGCATTTGCTTGTCATAGTGCTGAAAGACGCATATCCGATAAACATCATGAACAGGCTTAAGGAAGTACAGGAGGTAGCTGGTATCTACTGCGCCACTGCTAACCCTCTCCAAGTGATAGTTGCAGAGACTGAGCAGGGAAGAGGCGTGATGGGGGTTATAGATGGTAATAGCCCATTGGGTGTTGAGGATCCTGCAAAGGCTGAAGAAAGAAAGAGCTTTCTCAGGAAGATAGGGTACAAGAGATAG